Proteins from one Malaya genurostris strain Urasoe2022 chromosome 2, Malgen_1.1, whole genome shotgun sequence genomic window:
- the LOC131428499 gene encoding uncharacterized protein LOC131428499 has protein sequence METTLSTDEENALTLFEELERTDINTLNLNVDCCCGLMRTSPFHQTKAKSSSRERIRKDSGVSSDDEKHVDNCFHTSEHNIDCHRKIHEPLEPSDTEGHCSVAGVSHPSRSHRRKDRYRRFGLVESNILNSFQLQNCKRKAGHAYDSANSSGQTSFSSTASSMIEDISDKIEDIGKLDTNIHSLMFKSVELHNDILSLEATTNRLIADNRRFCDELDDVRYLDDLITTLNGDIGPVIHREWPYEILFDTPIEEGTAVT, from the exons ATGGAGACAACGTTGTCAACGGATGAAGAGAACGCCCTAACGCTGTTCGAAGAACTGGAAAGAACAGACATCAATACGCTTAACCTGAACGTGGACTGTTGCTGTGGTTTGATGCGGACATCACCGTTTCACCAGACCAAAGCTAAGTCAAGTTCCCGAGAACGGATACGGAAAGATTCCGGAGTGTCCAGTGACGACGAGAAACACGTCGATAATTGTTTCCATACCTCAGAGCACAACATAGACTGCCATAGAAAAATACACGAGCCCCTCGAGCCCAGTGATACGGAAGGACACTGCAGTGTCGCTGGAGTGAGCCATCCGTCCAGATCTCACCGACGAAAAGATCGGTATCGACGATTCGGTTTGGTGGAATCAAACATCCTGAACAGTTTCCAGCTGCAAAACTGCAAACGGAAAGCTGGTCACGCTTACGATTCTGCCAATTCATCGGGACAAACCAGCTTCAGTTCGACGGCGTCCAGTATGATTGAGGATATCTCGGATAAAATTGAGGATATAGGAAAACTGGACACAAATATTCACTCTCTTATGTTCAAATCCGTCGAGCTGCATAATGACATTTTG TCTCTTGAAGCAACAACGAACCGACTCATAGCGGACAACCGTAGGTTCTGTGATGAACTGGATGACGTCCGTTATTTGGACGATCTAATTACGACCCTGAACGGAGACATCGGTCCCGTGATACACCGGGAATGGCCATACGAAATTCTGTTCGACACACCGATAGAAGAGGGAACGGCAGTTACGTGA